In Kocuria turfanensis, a single genomic region encodes these proteins:
- the ypfJ gene encoding KPN_02809 family neutral zinc metallopeptidase, whose amino-acid sequence MTFSNDSQLDPGRVGGGGGRGVAVGGGIGGTLLLLVVGLFFGQDGIDALTGGGEDTGGSSSGQEQFAHCETGADANQYSDCRMIATAQSLDQFWEGYLPQAAGERYVLPGLELYQGRDSTACGTASSAVGPFYCPADQTVWLDVAFFDELQTQFGAEGGPLAEEYVLAHEFGHHIQHQIGTLGYAQQDPQGPESGAVRVELQADCFAGLWARGASGDTSGAVDLQEVTPEQLEQALNAASVIGDDRIQATTQGRVNPEAFTHGTSRQRQLWFWAGYRTGDLDQCDTFAARDLDNPPAL is encoded by the coding sequence ATGACTTTCAGCAACGACTCCCAGCTGGATCCCGGGCGGGTCGGCGGTGGTGGCGGCCGCGGCGTCGCCGTGGGCGGCGGGATCGGCGGCACGCTGCTGCTGCTGGTCGTCGGCCTGTTCTTCGGACAGGACGGCATCGACGCCCTGACCGGCGGTGGAGAGGACACCGGCGGCTCGTCCTCCGGGCAGGAGCAGTTCGCGCACTGCGAGACCGGCGCGGACGCCAACCAGTACAGCGACTGCCGGATGATCGCCACCGCGCAGAGCCTCGACCAGTTCTGGGAGGGCTACCTCCCGCAGGCCGCCGGCGAGCGCTACGTGCTGCCCGGCCTGGAGCTCTACCAGGGCCGGGACTCCACCGCCTGCGGGACCGCGTCCTCGGCCGTGGGCCCCTTCTACTGCCCGGCCGACCAGACCGTGTGGCTCGACGTGGCGTTCTTCGACGAGCTGCAGACCCAGTTCGGGGCCGAGGGCGGCCCCCTGGCGGAGGAGTACGTGCTCGCCCACGAGTTCGGCCACCACATCCAGCACCAGATCGGCACCCTCGGCTACGCCCAGCAGGACCCACAGGGCCCGGAGTCCGGCGCCGTGCGGGTCGAGCTGCAGGCGGACTGCTTCGCCGGGCTCTGGGCCCGCGGCGCGTCCGGCGACACCTCCGGGGCGGTGGACCTGCAGGAGGTGACGCCCGAGCAGCTCGAGCAGGCGCTCAACGCCGCGTCGGTCATCGGCGACGACCGCATCCAGGCCACCACGCAGGGCCGGGTGAACCCCGAGGCCTTCACGCACGGCACCTCCCGCCAGCGCCAGCTGTGGTTCTGGGCCGGCTACCGCACCGGCGACCTGGACCAGTGCGACACCTTCGCCGCCCGCGACCTCGACAACCCGCCGGCCCTCTGA
- a CDS encoding energy-coupling factor transporter transmembrane component T family protein gives MSRGPDLFGSYSPGTSLLHRAPLWSKGVGIVVVTVAVVLAPSWPVPAALTAGLLVAGTAAGVRTREWWRGLAPALPVLVLLGVYHVLTTGPGQAADVLTTIAVFLVVTRVLMHTTPLPELLDGVVWLCTPVRLVGADPERIGLAVSLMLRSIPFIVGAVGELRDAVRARGLRPNPVLLVTPAVISTVAYAERTGQALAARGFD, from the coding sequence GTGAGCCGCGGCCCGGACCTGTTCGGCAGCTACAGCCCCGGCACGAGCCTGCTGCACCGGGCCCCGCTGTGGAGCAAGGGCGTGGGCATCGTCGTCGTGACCGTGGCCGTGGTCCTCGCCCCGTCGTGGCCGGTCCCGGCCGCGCTGACCGCGGGCCTCCTGGTGGCGGGCACCGCCGCCGGCGTGCGGACCCGCGAGTGGTGGCGGGGGCTGGCCCCCGCGCTGCCCGTGCTGGTCCTGCTGGGCGTCTACCACGTCCTCACCACCGGACCGGGCCAGGCGGCCGATGTCCTGACCACCATCGCGGTCTTCCTCGTGGTCACCCGCGTGCTCATGCACACCACTCCCCTGCCCGAGCTCCTCGACGGCGTGGTGTGGCTGTGCACCCCGGTGCGGCTCGTCGGCGCCGACCCCGAACGGATCGGCCTGGCCGTGTCCCTCATGCTGCGTTCGATCCCGTTCATCGTCGGCGCCGTGGGCGAGCTGCGGGACGCGGTGCGCGCCCGCGGGCTGCGCCCCAACCCGGTGCTGCTCGTCACGCCCGCGGTGATCTCCACGGTGGCCTACGCCGAGCGCACCGGTCAGGCCCTCGCCGCCCGCGGATTCGACTGA
- a CDS encoding energy-coupling factor ABC transporter ATP-binding protein: protein MAGSPGAAALVCSDVTVTAPTASGELTLLRGLDVALPERRVAVVGLNGSGKSTFLRLFNGLARPASGTVTVHGIDVARDVRAARRHVGFVFTDPLSQLVMPTPVEDVELSLRGTGVPRARRRAAALALLERVGIAHRAEHSIYDLSGGERQLAAFAAVLAVEPEVLVLDEPTTLLDLRNRGRLIDLLGGLPHQLLISTHDLGLAATAPRVLVLHEGRLVADGRPEQVLPAYERWCADGFPQEVLP, encoded by the coding sequence GTGGCCGGCTCCCCCGGGGCCGCGGCCCTCGTGTGCTCCGACGTCACGGTCACCGCCCCCACCGCCTCCGGTGAGCTGACCCTGCTGCGCGGGCTCGACGTGGCCCTTCCCGAGCGGCGGGTCGCCGTGGTCGGGCTCAACGGGTCCGGCAAGTCCACCTTCCTGCGGTTGTTCAACGGCCTCGCCCGCCCCGCCTCGGGCACCGTGACCGTGCACGGCATCGACGTGGCCCGCGACGTCCGCGCGGCCCGCCGGCACGTCGGTTTCGTCTTCACCGATCCGCTCTCCCAGCTGGTCATGCCCACCCCCGTGGAGGACGTCGAGCTGTCCCTGCGCGGGACCGGCGTCCCCCGGGCCCGGCGGCGTGCCGCGGCGCTCGCGCTGCTCGAGCGAGTGGGGATCGCCCACCGGGCCGAGCACAGCATCTACGACCTCTCCGGCGGGGAGCGCCAGCTCGCGGCCTTCGCGGCGGTGCTGGCCGTGGAGCCCGAGGTGCTCGTGCTCGACGAGCCCACGACCCTGCTGGACCTCCGCAATCGCGGGCGGCTGATCGACCTGCTCGGCGGACTGCCGCACCAGCTGCTGATCTCCACGCACGACCTCGGGCTCGCCGCGACCGCGCCCCGCGTCCTGGTCCTGCACGAGGGGCGCCTGGTGGCCGACGGCCGCCCCGAGCAGGTCCTGCCCGCGTACGAGCGCTGGTGCGCGGACGGCTTCCCGCAGGAGGTCCTCCCGTGA
- a CDS encoding biotin transporter BioY codes for MTNTERRRSVTAEDLANIAVFAALTAALSVLPGIPLGGAGVPLTLQTLAVFLTGLVLGGTRGFLAVALYVLVGLIGVPVFAGFRGGLGVLAGPSAGYILAFPFAAAAAGYMAQWLIPARRAGDGGATNARYERTGTYTLRLVLAALAGFVVIRVGGIAGLVLNAQLPLRDAFLADLVFWPGDLLKCVLAAVIAVGVHKAFPRIAGTR; via the coding sequence ATGACCAACACCGAACGCCGCCGGTCCGTCACCGCCGAGGACCTCGCGAACATCGCCGTCTTCGCGGCTCTCACCGCGGCCCTGTCCGTCCTGCCCGGCATCCCGCTGGGCGGGGCGGGCGTGCCGCTGACCCTGCAGACCCTCGCCGTGTTCCTCACGGGCCTGGTCCTGGGCGGGACGCGCGGTTTCCTGGCGGTGGCGCTCTACGTCCTGGTCGGACTGATCGGCGTGCCGGTCTTCGCCGGCTTCCGCGGCGGCCTGGGCGTGCTCGCGGGCCCCTCCGCCGGCTACATCCTGGCCTTCCCCTTCGCCGCGGCCGCCGCCGGGTACATGGCGCAGTGGCTGATTCCGGCCCGCCGGGCCGGGGACGGCGGGGCCACCAACGCCCGCTACGAGCGCACCGGCACCTACACGCTGCGGCTGGTGCTCGCCGCCCTCGCCGGGTTCGTCGTGATCCGGGTCGGCGGCATCGCCGGCCTCGTGCTCAACGCGCAGCTGCCGCTGCGGGACGCCTTCCTCGCGGACCTCGTGTTCTGGCCCGGGGACCTGCTCAAGTGCGTGCTCGCCGCGGTCATCGCCGTGGGCGTGCACAAGGCGTTCCCCCGGATCGCGGGCACGCGCTGA
- a CDS encoding AI-2E family transporter: MATSSRPDQPPRRPGGSSTAPLHAESVLGGRADPGTSAVPAMGLGVEPAGFEETTQALAPAVGPWADSLGRAGSRAAQTLLVAAVVVGLLWVLLQVKVVLIAVLVALILASAVGPVVKWLERRGWSNLLATLAAFLGILALVGGVITGIVFAVRSEWDTLTASAQEGWNELQRLVQSGPIPVDTAAIDSAVQQAGDFVTSGSFAGGAISGLGAATEFITGVVLMIVVLFFCLKDGEKMWNFTLRWFRGERRAKLAESVDRSAQVLGGYVRGTAFVAAVDAVLIGAFLLVFGVPLAIPLAVLVFVTAFIPVVGATIAGIIAALVALVTNGPLIALAVIGWIIVVNQIEGNILQPIIMGRTLSLHALIVLLALTVGTLVGGIFGAILAVPYTAVAWAVIQVWSSRYQVGDDPVLGPDPVNPKDRVESKATMAERWKYQRMRYQQALGGRFGATERDAVRQDDSTDDDAGERAPHAAGRGTGSGQDARKP, translated from the coding sequence ATGGCCACGTCGTCCCGCCCGGACCAACCACCCCGCCGCCCCGGTGGCTCGTCGACCGCCCCGCTGCACGCCGAGAGCGTCCTCGGCGGCCGGGCCGACCCCGGCACCAGCGCGGTCCCGGCCATGGGCCTCGGGGTCGAGCCCGCCGGCTTCGAGGAGACCACCCAGGCGCTGGCTCCCGCCGTGGGTCCCTGGGCGGACTCGCTCGGGCGGGCCGGTTCCCGCGCCGCCCAGACGCTGCTCGTGGCCGCCGTGGTGGTGGGGCTCCTCTGGGTCCTGCTGCAGGTCAAGGTCGTGCTGATCGCCGTGCTCGTGGCACTCATCCTCGCCTCCGCGGTGGGGCCGGTCGTGAAGTGGCTGGAGCGCAGGGGCTGGTCCAACCTGCTGGCCACCCTCGCGGCCTTCCTCGGGATCCTGGCCCTGGTGGGCGGTGTGATCACCGGCATCGTGTTCGCGGTGCGCAGCGAGTGGGACACGCTCACGGCCTCCGCCCAGGAGGGCTGGAACGAGCTGCAGCGCCTCGTGCAGTCCGGTCCGATCCCCGTCGACACGGCCGCGATCGACTCCGCCGTCCAGCAGGCCGGGGACTTCGTCACCAGCGGCTCCTTCGCGGGCGGTGCCATCAGCGGCCTGGGCGCGGCCACGGAGTTCATCACCGGCGTGGTGCTGATGATCGTCGTGCTCTTCTTCTGCCTCAAGGACGGCGAGAAGATGTGGAACTTCACGCTGCGCTGGTTCCGCGGGGAGCGCCGGGCCAAGCTCGCCGAGTCCGTGGACCGCAGCGCGCAGGTGCTCGGCGGCTACGTCCGCGGAACGGCCTTCGTGGCCGCCGTGGACGCCGTGCTCATCGGTGCCTTCCTGCTCGTGTTCGGCGTGCCGCTGGCCATCCCGCTCGCCGTGCTCGTGTTCGTCACCGCGTTCATCCCCGTGGTCGGCGCCACCATCGCCGGCATCATCGCGGCCCTCGTGGCCCTCGTGACCAACGGGCCGCTCATCGCCCTGGCCGTGATCGGCTGGATCATCGTGGTCAACCAGATCGAGGGCAACATCCTGCAGCCGATCATCATGGGCCGCACGCTCAGCCTGCACGCGCTCATCGTGCTCCTGGCCCTGACCGTCGGCACCCTGGTCGGCGGCATCTTCGGCGCCATCCTCGCCGTGCCCTACACCGCCGTGGCCTGGGCCGTGATCCAGGTGTGGTCCAGCCGCTACCAGGTCGGCGACGACCCCGTGCTGGGGCCGGACCCGGTGAACCCCAAGGACCGCGTCGAGTCCAAGGCCACGATGGCCGAGCGCTGGAAGTACCAGCGGATGCGCTACCAGCAGGCGCTGGGCGGGCGCTTCGGCGCCACGGAGCGCGACGCCGTCCGGCAGGACGACAGCACCGACGACGACGCCGGCGAGCGCGCCCCGCACGCGGCGGGCCGGGGCACCGGTTCCGGCCAGGACGCGCGCAAGCCCTAG
- a CDS encoding zinc-dependent alcohol dehydrogenase, producing MSARRTLVVPARGRVEIAEEELPELPEGGLLLETLVTGLSAGTELAFVKGDHPGLHSRHDTELGLFRPGVPEQGYPVRRLGYMEVARVAESRTPAFRAGDVLASAYGHATAHVADPLGEHLVPLPAALDPLLGVFVAHFGPICANGLLHAAADAGPVRGLGDGVAGRLVLVTGAGPVGLVTGLFARALGAREVAVADADPRRRAVAERLGFLPLDLDDDPGRVLKTRWRHGPGEHGADVVFQCRGKPGALHAALRAVRPQGSVIDLAFYTEGADAVRLGEEFHHNGLSLRCAQIGRVPRGLAHAWDRARLSAETIRLLGAHAAEVREHLISDVVGFDDAPALMHDVAARRRHVLTAVFEVEGRA from the coding sequence ATGAGCGCCCGGCGCACCCTCGTGGTCCCCGCGCGGGGCCGGGTCGAGATCGCCGAGGAGGAGCTGCCGGAGCTGCCGGAGGGCGGGCTGCTCCTGGAGACGCTGGTCACCGGGCTCTCGGCCGGCACGGAGCTGGCCTTCGTCAAGGGCGACCACCCCGGGCTGCACTCCCGGCACGACACCGAGCTGGGCCTGTTCCGCCCCGGGGTGCCCGAGCAGGGATACCCCGTGCGCCGGCTGGGCTACATGGAGGTCGCCCGGGTGGCCGAGTCCCGCACCCCGGCCTTCCGGGCGGGCGACGTCCTGGCCTCGGCCTACGGCCACGCCACCGCCCACGTCGCCGACCCGCTGGGCGAGCACCTGGTGCCGCTGCCCGCCGCGCTCGACCCGCTGCTGGGCGTGTTCGTGGCCCACTTCGGCCCGATCTGCGCCAACGGACTGCTGCACGCGGCCGCCGACGCCGGGCCGGTGCGCGGCCTCGGTGACGGCGTGGCGGGGCGGCTGGTGCTCGTCACCGGCGCCGGCCCGGTGGGCCTGGTCACGGGGCTGTTCGCCCGGGCGCTCGGTGCCCGGGAGGTGGCCGTGGCCGACGCCGACCCGCGCCGGCGGGCGGTCGCGGAGCGGCTGGGCTTCCTCCCGCTGGACCTCGACGACGACCCGGGGCGGGTGCTCAAGACCCGCTGGCGCCACGGCCCGGGCGAGCACGGGGCCGACGTCGTGTTCCAGTGCCGCGGCAAGCCCGGCGCGCTGCACGCGGCGCTGCGGGCCGTCCGCCCCCAGGGCAGCGTGATCGACCTGGCGTTCTACACCGAGGGCGCCGACGCGGTGCGACTGGGCGAGGAGTTCCACCACAACGGGCTGAGCCTGCGCTGCGCCCAGATCGGGCGGGTGCCCCGCGGTCTCGCCCACGCCTGGGACCGGGCCCGGCTCTCCGCGGAGACGATCCGGCTGCTGGGCGCCCACGCCGCGGAGGTCCGGGAGCACCTGATCAGCGACGTCGTGGGCTTCGACGACGCACCGGCGCTCATGCACGACGTCGCGGCCCGCCGCCGGCACGTCCTGACCGCGGTGTTCGAGGTCGAAGGCCGCGCCTGA
- a CDS encoding Gfo/Idh/MocA family protein has protein sequence MTLRIALVGAGSVARRHVGVLHGLGGARAVSVTDAHRPAAEALAAELDVPCFTDPGQALDAVDADAVYVCVPPFAHGPAELAALERGKALFVEKPVGLGLDVVERIGRRVEETGVVTGTGYHWRCLDTAVLARELLAEAPPLLANGYWLDKRPPVPWWGRTDRSGGQVVEQLTHVLDTARFLLGEAVEVYAAGVRGTPDGTGPDDGDVDDATAATVRFRSGAVATLAATSALAVKHRAALHTVSRGLVLELAEDGLTAFWPAERTKHAPAEDPRVAVDREFLEAVRGEREATRVPYGEALRTHRLACAIAQSARTGQAVALEELG, from the coding sequence GCGCCCGCGCGGTCAGCGTGACCGACGCGCACCGGCCCGCGGCCGAGGCCCTCGCCGCCGAGCTCGACGTCCCCTGCTTCACCGACCCCGGCCAGGCCCTCGACGCGGTGGACGCCGACGCCGTCTACGTCTGCGTCCCGCCCTTCGCCCACGGGCCCGCGGAGCTCGCCGCCCTGGAGCGCGGCAAGGCACTGTTCGTGGAGAAGCCCGTGGGCCTGGGCCTGGACGTCGTCGAGCGGATCGGCCGGCGGGTCGAGGAGACCGGGGTCGTCACGGGCACCGGCTACCACTGGCGCTGCCTGGACACCGCCGTGCTGGCCCGTGAGCTGCTCGCGGAGGCCCCGCCGCTGCTGGCCAACGGCTACTGGCTCGACAAGCGCCCGCCGGTGCCCTGGTGGGGCCGGACGGACCGGTCCGGCGGGCAGGTCGTCGAGCAGCTGACGCACGTGCTGGACACGGCCCGGTTCCTGCTCGGGGAGGCCGTGGAGGTCTACGCCGCCGGGGTTCGCGGCACCCCGGACGGCACCGGCCCGGACGACGGCGACGTCGACGACGCGACCGCCGCCACCGTCCGGTTCCGCTCCGGGGCGGTGGCCACCCTCGCGGCGACCTCCGCGCTGGCCGTCAAGCACCGCGCCGCCCTGCACACGGTCAGCCGCGGCCTGGTCCTGGAGCTGGCCGAGGACGGGCTCACGGCCTTCTGGCCCGCCGAGCGCACCAAGCACGCCCCCGCCGAGGACCCGCGGGTCGCGGTGGACCGGGAGTTCCTCGAGGCCGTGCGCGGTGAGCGCGAGGCCACCCGGGTGCCCTACGGCGAGGCGCTGCGCACCCACCGGCTCGCCTGCGCCATCGCGCAGTCGGCCCGGACGGGACAGGCGGTCGCGCTGGAGGAGCTCGGATGA